Proteins encoded within one genomic window of Naumovozyma dairenensis CBS 421 chromosome 6, complete genome:
- the NDAI0F02280 gene encoding uncharacterized protein (similar to Saccharomyces cerevisiae MF(ALPHA)2 (YGL089C) and MF(ALPHA)1 (YPL187W); ancestral locus Anc_6.185) codes for MKYSHFFNSLALLLSSISLISATQLIDDLTNSDGNIPTEAIIGYLDLGADSDVTLLPFSNNTASGLLFVNATILDQALASSEKSDNNGLSKRACHYAHWGDRCFMNTDPGDLI; via the coding sequence ATGAAATACtctcatttttttaattcattgGCCTTATTactttcatcaatatctCTCATAAGCGCAACCCAActaattgatgatttaacCAATTCCGACGGGAATATCCCAACTGAAGCAATTATTGGTTATTTAGATTTAGGGGCTGATTCTGATGTCACGCTGTTACCATTTTCTAACAATACAGCAAGTGGTTTACTATTTGTTAATGCTACCATTTTAGATCAAGCATTAGCTAGTAGTGAAAAGagtgataataatggtttAAGTAAGAGAGCATGTCATTACGCTCATTGGGGTGACCGTTGCTTTATGAATACTGACCCAGGTGACCTTATCTAA